The Scylla paramamosain isolate STU-SP2022 chromosome 32, ASM3559412v1, whole genome shotgun sequence sequence AAGGTTACAGGttaagacagaaaataaatagaccCAATCATATATATTTCATAGAATCCACATATATGTATTTGCTGTTACTTCAGGCCTACCAAGAGTGAGTGGATGGTACAAGCTGAAGGTGATGGAAGGGAGTCACATCAATGAAGAAAGTACAGCAATCAAGTCAGATTTCAAGAAGAAGTATGACTGGAGTACATGGTAGACAAGTAGCACTATAAAATTTCATACAAAAATATTGAGATTTCAAGTAGTATCGCTAAAATTAATATCACGTTCGACTTGAGAGCTTTCAGTGAATGTAGTTTGGCATTAAACCAACACTCCTGTACACATGCTAACCACCTGTCTCTAGCACTGGAAAGGTCAAAGCAATAGTTTTATTTAGTAATATCACCTAATAACTATGGTATCTTGAGTGAAGACAGTTTTATTTAGTAATATCACCTAATGACTACAGTAACTTGAGTGAAGACAAAGGCAAAAgaaatttatcttttctttctttagagGGCAAGGTTTAGCTAATGTTGGAGACTTGCATATTCTTCTGCTTGTTTTttgctgcttcctcttcttgaaGGAGAAATTTACTTCTTAAAGTAGTTTGCACTGTAATagaaaaaaggaacataaatatGTTTAATAAAAGCCATGAGGTTTAagttacataaaaacaaaacatgaatacTGAGCTAACCCTTAGGAGAGGCTCAGCTCAGAACACTTGTATATACACTCTGACAGCATAAACTAGATGAAAGGTAATGCCAAGCacatgatgataatgactgaGAACATCACACTCAtagaaatatacaaaatatacatgacagataaacaaagaagtttaataacaaaaaatatacaagtaCACTGTGGCTAGAGATTGATCTCACCATCAGATAAATTACTCAGTGTTTCTGTGAATGCTCAAGGAAGGGGAACATTACAATATGTCAACAATGGCCTTCACTGTTACATGTCTACTCCATGGAACTACTGAAGTGGGAGCTGAGAgcagaaaattttaaaatttttttttgtctcttgtaAATAACTATATGCTGGAGCAGCCATGGTACTGGCTATCACTTTACACCACTCCCACCCACAACCATACCAACCATGAGTTGAGTTTTATGAATTTCTCCACTGCCCATAATGCAATAATATTGCTGACTTGTATATCCTAAATCAGTATATATTAAGGGAGTGCAGGAGGTGATTTAGCTGGGCAACATTCAAGGTGTCACTTTAAGAAGAGTGATTTTAATAATTTCTATCTCTCTATATCTCTGATGTCTCATTTCCTATAAGGATCTTCTTTAGAAGATCATGCAGTAAAGTGTCTGGTCTTTCCCCATTAAGGCACTCCATCACTGCATGGTCAAAACCTTGCAtgtcatttctctccttttgatGCTTGTCCACTTTTCTTATCCATTCCATTCATATTTTACTTCTCCAATATCATGCTCATTCCTCAGCAAACAGTGAATCCATTATAATATTATGTGATTAATTTTACTTACAAATGCTTTTTGAAGACTGAGCAAAATACTTAACATAATATTCTATTGACTTCATAACAATGTATAGTTTTGTAGCTACTGTAGTTTCTGTAGCTGAATTCAAGAGAGAGCTAGGTAACTTGAACCTGCCTCCAAGGCATGGTGTACTGCTCAGTAGATGAGGTGATGAATTCTTGAAAAGGTAAGGATCATTAGCCCAGACCTTTGACTTCCATTCAAATCAATATATTATTTACACAGGTCACTACTGGAAGCAGTGTAGTATCTTGAAGTGCATCCTGCTCTCTACCCTTTGTTTCACCATATGTCTATGGATCAAGGCACTTTCCTTCTTTGCAAAAGCTCTACCTATATAGTAAAAAATagattacagtaaaatccctctcatccggcatttgagtatccggcagcttcaagtatccggcacatttttccctgagccttaaaatcaataaaaaatcaatgtgtgctcataaaattgattaaaattcccgtgcgaggcatactttgtccccttgccaccagagtgcactgcttcgcgccacccgcggcccactgcactgtgtttactcagtgactcagtcccacgtgtgcattgtttatcgcctgacgccttcatcatgactaaagttgtagaaaagaggaagcgtgttgtgtttacacttaagcagctgatcagatcagctgctgattaagatcagctgatctttgttatggtaagatgcgtgagtgtagggtggtgattgtggacataatttcacttctattcaagtatccggcatgtcggcggtcccgttgatgccggataagagagattttactgtatttatttatttatttatcttatacaACTCACCatgttttccatcaattttGTCAAGGCACATGCCATTTCTAACCTCCTGTACCCGGGGTTCACACCCATACATGCTCCACACATACCCACATGAGGCCAGGGTTGTTTGAGTGCTACTTGTGGAGAACCATATATGTATAAACAGAAGAGCAATAATGCTAACTTTGATCACTCCTGGGTTGCAGGAGCTTAATCCCTTGGCTTACattctttacttattctttaCTAGATAAACATGGCtagagaacaaaaggaaaagatctTGAATGTCTCTGTTCTGATGATGATTCAACCTTCAATCTTTTTTGTTTCTGAAGCAAAGCGTTAACTTTACAGAAGTGTATTGAGTATAACTACTTGtgtataaaaaaacaaagaatttatatggaaaacacTAACTGAAAGAAGTGATTGAGTTAAGAGATAGTTATGGCTGACACACATGATAGATGCAAGAGCCAATGCACAGCATATGAGTGAAtgaggaatctctctctctctctctctctctctctctctctcccatgacTTACCACTGGGGGACCAAGTCTGGTTCTTCACAAGTGAGGGTGTTAGGGTTGAAGACAGCGTAGTCTCCACAGCCTACCAGGCGTGGGTTGCCCTCCACACAGACTATGTAGCGGCCACAGTCAGACGTGGGATAGCGGGGATGAGGCAGGAACCTGGCAGCTGGGTCCTTACTGTCTACATATGCTGGGCACTGGAAGCCAACAATTTCTGTAATAGAGAAGCTGGTCAGGGCAAATGAAGATACTCTGTCTTGTTTGGTTGGCTGCCAGTAGTGTTTTGAAGCCAGTGCTATCccagtaattaaaaaaaaaacatgaaaaattaatcAGAAAGGAGATCTTACTTTTACACCTCATAAATTCAAATCATGAGTTGAAGGCTGACAGCATAATACTGATGACTTGGGCTAAAGTGTCACTATATGATTGGATACCTGAATCATATACAACTAAGGCATTGTACAGCCAAAGTATTTATACTGGTTTCCTCACTCATTGCAAGAGCTTGGAAATGTATGGTAACCAAACAGACGAGGTGTTTTCATGTAACCCTTGGATTGCTAATGACAGGGTGATAAGTGAGCTTACAAGATTttacaagacaaaaaataaagctaTAGGCTACAACCTCTGAACTTCTCAATCCAATTGCTATTAGTGGTATCCTTTAAGATTATATTGTAAACTTGTACCAAATCATTCTATTATGCTTTAAGAGAGGTATTCCAAAAATATGTGGTACTGAATAAGGACTGATCCATTCAGCCACTAccttcttcacattttttttggtCTCATTTCTAATGCCAATACTAAAGAacagaaatattattattatgaagaaTTTACTTCTCTGTCCCATGGCAGCCACCTTAGAGGGACTATGTCCTCTTTCCCTGTTGGTGTGTCACCATATCATTTTATTCCAAGTACTCATGCTACTTTTAGGTAGAAATCTTTCAAGAGACTCGATGTGTGGAACCAAGGCAGACTGACAGCAAACATGCGTGATAtttcagaagaaaaaagaaaagaaaaactaaataaacaattGATGAATGTTTTGTGTCTGAATCTCCCAGTTATTTACAGCTGCTGAAGCAAGACCTATAACTCAACAGAGTAATAGAAATAATTGCAGATTGGTTTGATGATTTTTACTCATTTCAAGTCTCTATATAACCTACATATGTTTGTAGTGGGATGAAACTATCCAACTGAACCAGGCCACTTCTCTCACTGAATGGCCAAATTATAATTAATCTATCCCCAGGAGCATAAGGAGCCATGACAGAGGACCCTGTATCTCCTCCTATCTAAACACACTCTTACTGCCTGCTCAGTTCCTCTGCCTTTACCAGCATCTCTTTCACTTACATGCTTATCTGCCATGTCTTTCTGCCTCCCAAGTggccttcatttctttcatgaCAGGATGAATATTTTGCTATTGTATATGGTgcatcatataaaaaaaataatattttcttaaaaGTGGAGAATTACTGTTCTTAGGCAAGAcctgtttcattcattcatactttCTTTACAAACTCTTAACTCATCATCCTTTCAACGTGGTAAATTGCACCAATATatcataggttaagaggggacctgatagaagtctttaagtggtgtaagggttataacaaaggggatgtaagtaaaattcttaggatcagcaaccaggatagaacaagaaatagcggattcaagcttgaaaaatttaggtttaggaaggagataggaagaaactggttctcaaaatagagtggtagatgagtggaatggactcagtaattatgttgttagtgctaagacattagggagctttaagagaaaattagacgggtttatggatagggatgatagatggaaataggtaggtatatttcacacagagactgccacgtgtaagcctggttgcttcttgcagcttcccttatttcttatgttcttatgttcttattttgctCTTTACAAGACAACACACTTTACTCCACTTGCACAAGAACCATTGCTGCATCTTTCATACATCCTTTCATTGTTCCCATCCCTCTATCTTACCATTCCACATGGCAGTCTCAGATAATTAATTTTCACACCATGCACTCTTGATTGTTGTGTTCTATTTTATGCCCAAGTTTTCATATGTCAACAATGTTCAACAATATTCTACATCAACAATATGTTCAACAGTATTCTAATCACAAAACAACCATCTAGACATCATATCATACAGATGCAGCAGTGTCAACTATACTCTAAAGCActgagaaatgtagaaaaatgcTGAGCTTATAGTGTTTGAAAGAGGAGTAATGGAATTAAACTATTCATGGTACATTGCTTTATACCTATAGAGCCTAAACAGTCACACTTACTCCAAAATTGAAAATTTGGTTCAGTTTAACTGTCCAGCCTCTACAGTTCTTACAACATGAATCAATATCATTAAAAATCTCACAGCCTTGCATGATTCAAGTCATGATATTGTAGAATTCAATCTTACATACCAACAACAAAACATGAGGATCTCACAGTGTAGAATTATTCAATGTACAAGCATCTTTCTAAAGTTATTGGTATCACCTCAAGAGTTTTAAGGATGAAGCTGAAAACTATTATGAATGGTTCATTGTGCATCTCATCTGATCTAACCAGCCTGCAGCCTACCTTGAGGGTTGCAGTACTCCAGGAGGTCAGGCCAGTTGCAGCCGTGGATCCTCTCGTCGTAGGCCAGGCCAGGAGTGCAGGGCTCGTACTTGGGCTCACCATAGACGCACAAGGTGTAGTCAATCTCACATGGTCCATTGGAGTAGATGCCGAAGGAATACTCACAGATTCCCTTGCCCAAAGGAGTCACTGCAAGGTAGGAAGGCTGGATGAGGATATGGGCTATGCATATAAAGGGAGACCATACATATGGTGTCAGTGTGAAGGAGTAGTGGTAACTGGAAAGGTTTTTGCTAGCTTGTTGGAAAATGTTGGGAATCTACAAAGTACATTAGCATAGGTAATTGTTCCCATGTTTTGGGTCTTATTATTTAGATAATTTTGATCCTCAACTTTACCTACTGGAAATTAATACAGTAATGACAGAAAAGCACATTGAGGATTGTCCTCAGCAGCTGTCTCACACTGAAGGACTGGGTTAGGTATGGGTGAGCCATAAGCTGTGAACTAAGAAAGAAAAGCTAGGCTATAGGTAAATTTGGATTGAAAGTGCCTTAAAGGTGTCGGTGGTAAGGAATGAGGGATTATGACAGGTTGCAGGAGGCTAAACTCTTTTTAGAATATTGCTTCAAAATGTTGATACTACTGACTGCAAAAAGAGTGATGGATGGAATAGTCCAGAAAGGCTTTGAGAGGCTGTTGTTGTAATCTGACAGTAAAATAATTTGggtggtataaaaaaaaaaaaaaaaaaagatttgcgGCAAAGTTACTAGATTCAttcaaaacacataaatatcTATCAGAAAAATGTAATTTCGTTCAAAAATGTTAGATGGGTACACTTTTATAAATTTACCAATACGtggaaactgaaagaaaatgaaatgcgGGGAAACGCCTCAAATAAGAGAAACCCAAAAGGTCTATAGCTTTCTTTATGACATAACTAACTTTCCTCAAGGCATGGTCGTGTAGTTACATCGGCCTTATCTTTTTGTTATctttcaatatttatttttgtatgtgttctGTAATTAATGGCAAAATATCTCAAGTGGGGCTACGAATGGTTTTATGCATTCATTTAAAATGAATTAAtactaaaatgaaataaaatgtgcTGATAGACCATAAACTCGTtcgtaaatataaaaaaaacgatttGTGAGTAATTtcctatattatttatttattttatatatatatatatatatatatatatatatatatatatatatatatatatatatatatatatatatatatatatatatatatatatatatatatatatatatatatatattttgtttcctaCAAGACATAATCAGgcgacagacaggcaggcagttGGCATCGGACGACTGGGCAGTAGGCGCGTTACCACAAGTCTCTCAGCGAGCGAGTACAACTCTCCACACTATTCGCTAACATCTACCAATCCCGTGTCCACCGGAACATATTGGTAAACATGTAAGTAG is a genomic window containing:
- the LOC135089188 gene encoding protein obstructor-E-like, which codes for MFRAAVLSTLLALATAQYNDCPEPEGLQLYPHPTSCNEFYKCANGSLTHEVCENGLLFDGKGGAVHNHCNYHWAVDCGEREADLTPLGKGICEYSFGIYSNGPCEIDYTLCVYGEPKYEPCTPGLAYDERIHGCNWPDLLEYCNPQEIVGFQCPAYVDSKDPAARFLPHPRYPTSDCGRYIVCVEGNPRLVGCGDYAVFNPNTLTCEEPDLVPQCANYFKK